In one Acidimicrobiales bacterium genomic region, the following are encoded:
- a CDS encoding transketolase C-terminal domain-containing protein has protein sequence AEVIDLRCLIPLDARAILDSVSRTGRLFTVEENPRVLGWGAEIVSIVADDGFDSLDAPLVRITAPNIPLPSAAVLEDLAVPSVERITATVRRRLDESR, from the coding sequence GGCCGAGGTGATCGACCTGCGCTGCCTGATCCCGCTCGATGCCCGAGCCATCCTCGATTCGGTCAGCCGGACCGGTCGCCTGTTCACCGTCGAAGAGAACCCGCGGGTGCTCGGCTGGGGTGCCGAGATCGTCTCGATCGTCGCGGACGACGGCTTCGACAGCCTCGACGCACCGCTCGTCAGGATCACGGCCCCGAACATCCCACTGCCGTCCGCTGCGGTCCTCGAGGACCTGGCGGTGCCGTCGGTCGAGCGGATCACCGCGACGGTCCGTCGACGGCTCGACGAGTCCCGCTGA